In Metopolophium dirhodum isolate CAU chromosome 5, ASM1992520v1, whole genome shotgun sequence, the sequence ATCAAATGATTGCTTCTAGAAACCACTCTTGATGCTTATACATCTAGTTGTGTGCTCTTTAAGGTGATGATGGacacaaaagtacaaaacacacacacacacgcacacaatcacacacacacaccacacacgtatattgtatttagaatgtataatattattatgtgtatttttttgtcACAGCGAGTATACCCACAGGCCACAGCAAACCAACTCTGTGCGATGTTTTCAGTTTTGCACATGGAccgtcattaatataatataaggtggCACGTATTTCCGGTACCTACGTGCATTCAGCAGTAATCCTACCTTTAAAAGCCATTCTTTTCGAATTTCGGAAAAGTGcatgatacattattattaacatgaAAAGAAAATTGACAGTTTTTTTTGACGGGACGCACCCCTAGTATGtcacgataataatacaatacgaatataatagaaccttataagttataataatataataaaaggtgTGCCTATGTATGAATGAATGTACACACggtcaaacaaaaaaaaaaaaaaaacaacaacactcgacagtaacttttttttcttaaagcAAAAACAGataaatgattttcaaaaactgtaaactcattcagtaaaatatttCTCGAATCTTTATTAGTTTACTATATATGCTCAAAACTGTTGAAGATAAAAACTGATAATCAATGTAAAATTGGCTGTCCGTTCTCTTCGTGTTGaatgcacaaaaaaatatatctttaaaagACAAATAAACTAAATTCGATATACCTACTGGATTTTACATTTACCAACATTGTTCACGGATTGATTTTCTAAATCATCCGGTTTGGGAAAtccaagtaggtaggtaatatatttaataattattgttaaaataaataaaaccaattaaatGAAATAAGAGTAATAAACTGTAATgactaatatatgtataatcatacatttaatttaatttaattttttaaatggaaatagtatttatttatcagttatctatatatatatagtatataaattattgtacatttggaTGAGAATTATATAGACTTGGAAACTACTGAACCAATTAGGACCAGATTCCGCACACATGTTCTTGAGACTCGGTTAGTGGTTGTTATCTTCGTTTTTCAACCATTATATAAGTTACTATAGGATGACTCACGTgtgaattttgtttttgcttAAGAAATTCGAATAAtcttttgtttataatatacaagctgAATTACCTACCCGGCGTTGTAATGCAATGAACGGCATGCCTGGAAAAaaatgtgattgttcaacttctTTTGGGCTCTCAACGCTGgggataaaatattgaaatgtcttttaagtgtaaatgatattatattttgatgtataaaGCCATCCCGACCGGTGTTGCCCGTGAGATTCGCTTGAGATAATTTAAGCAGTATACTATcaggtaggttaggtatatataatttaactctaaagtatcaaagttataccaagtttgtcgtttttacttaattcaacctacggcgaatcctaacctaacctaaccgtactaaaatcaaatgaataaaaaaaaccaaccattggtatgtatagataaagaagaaaaatataaaagtaaaaataagaaaaaacaatgCAAAAAATTGGTCCGCCGAAACCGTGGTTCGAACTTGAGATATTCTATACTAAAATTCACAAGCTTATCGCattggtaataataatcattattttttaagccaatttataaacaaaaatttccatcttAAATCCCAAAATCTCTTTTTGAGAATCCCCCCGGGTTGGATatcttatttacatttatttgcgACAAAATGTAATCTTCTTCCCCGAGGTccaatctatctctgtaccaaatttcatcccAATTGAatgaacggtttaggaatgcataaaggatacacagacaaacattaattttcatataatatatagatagggTTGTCCTTAGTTACTGTCCGTATGATTTTAACTTGTATAAACTATTACTCTATTTCAGAAAATAATGTTTCTtagtgataaattataatagatatcaGGAAAGTTTCGGAAATATACTGAGTTCTATATCCAACCCGAAACAGGTGGACTCTGTCGAATTAGTTCATAAAGCGAGATAAGACACCGACGCTAATTTGTCGGTTAACGAAAGTTCACTACAGATAtttgccattataatatattatctataagcACGATCtagattaaatgtatatttaattttaactacatTGTGGATCCAAggaatgaatatattattatcttctttattataaatatgtataatgatcatttccattttttttatcatatacaactaaatgtaaatattcaaaacaaaatatttgacattttcagTAATGGTTAGAACtagaaattaagaaaattaaataagacattttttaatttattaaataatttgaatattaaaccAAGCCACCTGCAAGAGTTACATCTACTTTACTCATTACTGTAAagtgtattatagtatagtgtatactaaaaaaaataattgctgaACCCTGTCTTAGCCGATcagtatgaaataaattattgcaatatttaatatatatgttaacGAGAtacatacaatacaaataacaagACCAGACAAGATACCATTGGTTACCTgataaaataacgaaaataatgATTCTTACAATGAAagacatttgaaatattaaagaaaatactaTACTCgacaattttaaatcaataaatgcattaacaagtattataattttatactttgtaaCATTCAcaaattagattatttttaatacaattttatctagCCTCTAGCGTATAATAATTAAGCTAATACTGAACTTCATTTGGCATTGCGGTATTATCTAAAACAGCAATTATATTTTTGGCAGTGAGAATAGCCATCTCTGTTCTTGTTTCAATGGAAGCACTCCCAATGTGTGGCAACAACACTACAagtccaaaaataatataacattaatttaatactgttaataaacatttatgtaactaaatagtattttgttatattttgttgtacgtACCAACATTGTCCATCTTCATCAAAGGGCTATCAAGTGGTAATGGTTCTGGTGTCATAACGTCTAGGCCAGCACCTCCAATTCTATTTTCTTGTAATGCTTCGATGAGTGCATCTTGGTCAATAAGTCCTGAAAATTCGAATATTAACATAAGACTGACCTAAAGTTATGACGTATACATGTTTAAAATGTGCCTTATAACCTCCACGACCAATATTCACCAATACGGCGTGTGACTTCATTTTGGCAATGCGTTCTCTGTTAATGATAAACTTTGTGTCCTCATTCAGTGCAATGGAAAGGATTATGAAGTCACTTTGTTCGACAAGCTCATCGATTGTAACCAATTTTCCACCGAGAGCTTTGACTGATTTATCACGAATTAAAAGTTGTTATTGTTCTTATATAGTATGCAGTATACAACTTATAActgaaatataacattttaccaGCAGGTTTTTCAGTTCTACTGGTGTACAGCAATTGAGAAATGGAAAATGTCTTCAGCTTCCTTGCAATTGATGTACCAATGTTGCCACATCCAACAATACCAACAACAGAGTTTCTAATACCTCTACCACACATCCAATTCAACCAAACAACCGAAGTCACATCTTTCCATCCACCtctaaaaaacattattcaatACTTACACCcaactgtattataatttaatgtaagtaCGTTTTCAATGCATGATTTGCTTCGAAAAACCGTCTCGTTGTCGCTATCAACAATCCAACTGTTGTTTCTGCTACTGCTTCGGTTAAGACATGTGGCGTGTTTCCCAAACGTACGCCATATTTTTTCATTGCAGTCAAGTCGACGTGATCATATCCCACAGATATGGTTCCAACAACCTTTAGACTGGGGcctataaaatgaaaaatgattgaCTACCTACATCAgttaccaacaatattattattattattttatctagttGTAAAGAGTTTATTAACCTGcagttttaattaattcttCGTCAATTTTGTTAAATGCACTACAAAATATTGCGAATTTTCCAGGtacttttttcataatttctgCCCGAGTGACTGGTCTAAAATCACATACTTCGACATCAAatctgaaatatataaatacataagaaCAAATTGTTAAGCGTACACTTTGGGCagaataggtataggtaccaacCTTTTACGAAGTAAATCAATTGCGATCTCTGGAACGAGTTTCATTACAACTAACACTTTGGGTCTTGACATTGTAGTAAGCATGGTGATGACTGATGACCTAAATTCTACGTAGTGCTTTACACTAGGCAATAAATTtcactatttattaaaaaaaaatctaattgttACAACACATTAGTAATGCtgttatagttaatttattgtgaaaataccatttccaaaatattcatatttataggtacatattatatacattaccgCTCTTCTACTCTTGTCTATTATCGTAATAATCAAATATCTGGAAGAAACGTTGTCACTCACGAGTATAAACGTTTGAAAAAGTCCAATAGATGGATGGGTATTTTTAAGTAGAAGTTACTAAGCTAATTTGTTGATTGTTGAATAACCGCAATATAGGCAAAGGTTGTAAGGTGTTGCCGTAATGAACTGACTAACGCGCAGTGATAATGGGAATTACTGACTGATTTCTGATCCGTTActtgtttatgtataaattaataattataacttatagggCATAGCCActtattggttattataataataattattaattatgtagtatgtactgtattatactataatcatggtttataatactttatagtttatttaggACTTAGATATATGCATATTAAGTACTGAGATAATACTATCTATAACCAATTCTATAGTTgtaatagatatataaataatataaaatatttatataatattatgatcaatgaTAATTGGTATTAATCTTATATGgatcataataatcatattatactatactataatcaAATACTATGGGTTATCTATAGTATTTACTGCCTACAGCCTATGTAAtacatcatagataatatattcatttaaatataacacacaCCGATATAGTGctgtattttatatctattcaTTTTTTTCCTGGACTAAGTCAGGTTATAGTGCTATACTGTTATAGGTACagctatagtatataataaagtaaaataataatagaagtaGATATTCGGTTAGTTGTtctggttataataatatttgtaaaaagtcaatttttttattattgaacttttaaaaattagtttattttatataattttaacttttaccgACGTTAGTGGACCAGTCAAGTCAATATTTCTTAGCATAATTTAATATggattaactttattttattccGCGGACACCTgaagtttttcatattatatcttGTTGCTAGGCATATATTTACATTCAATATGTCTtcgtttaattttgtttgataaaCACTCTCCGATAACGACACCATTCGTTTTTcaatctttaataataataatttatatcgtgataattttttgatattaatttacattttaatattttaggtatcattaataatactatttacaaattatgaacAAGTAAAGCATATTAGCAAAGGATTTTCAGAGATAAAACTTCTTGGGGCGTCATATTATAATGCTGTATgttatataacctataatataactatatttaattttcttaaatgcattaaaaacatTAGTCAATATTGTAGATGAAATGTCATTAACCGAAATCATGAACTCAATAAAAAGTTTAGAGGTGAgaacactaaaaatttcaaaaataattgataaaaagaaaattgaaactATGGAGTTGAAAATTAGTCGTAATAGACTAAatgcaaaaatacaaaaacaaagtTGACCAAagcattattaataacaaaattatgcaataattaatatttactacattttatagttatgattaaaaaaaagttatttagtgaaattaataaaattgagaaAACTATAAAAGAATACAAAGACGAACTCATGTATAAGCTATACGTTAACAGAAAAATGACATCAaagattaatattcaatttgaaGAAATCCGAAGACTAGAGGGTGAGCTGAAATTCTAAATAAGTACATAGATTTAAATTCGTAtctgtattgactttaaaaaaaaaaaaacttaaaacaaccGCTTTAGACTACCCCATTTTATCGGCCCTTCCGCTAATAAGgagaaaatgatttatatatatcttaatttttttttggatagcTGAAAAATATGACAAAACTGAGTTCATTGAACAACAAATGAAAATCGCTAACGAGAAGAATATCCACAAGAAAACTACGCTGTTTTCAAaagtatcataatatcattatccaATGTatacatgaattatttttaattacat encodes:
- the LOC132944834 gene encoding glyoxylate reductase/hydroxypyruvate reductase-like, translating into MLTTMSRPKVLVVMKLVPEIAIDLLRKRFDVEVCDFRPVTRAEIMKKVPGKFAIFCSAFNKIDEELIKTAGPSLKVVGTISVGYDHVDLTAMKKYGVRLGNTPHVLTEAVAETTVGLLIATTRRFFEANHALKTGGWKDVTSVVWLNWMCGRGIRNSVVGIVGCGNIGTSIARKLKTFSISQLLYTSRTEKPAVKALGGKLVTIDELVEQSDFIILSIALNEDTKFIINRERIAKMKSHAVLVNIGRGGLIDQDALIEALQENRIGGAGLDVMTPEPLPLDSPLMKMDNVVLLPHIGSASIETRTEMAILTAKNIIAVLDNTAMPNEVQY